A window of the Hordeum vulgare subsp. vulgare chromosome 5H, MorexV3_pseudomolecules_assembly, whole genome shotgun sequence genome harbors these coding sequences:
- the LOC123399317 gene encoding cell number regulator 10-like, whose product MKPGTEPATGVPVGGAPGAPTAWSSGLFDCFDDCGLCCLTCCCPCITFGKVAEIVDRGATSCGTSGALYVLLASLTGCHWIYSCTYRSKMRAQYALPDAPCCDCCVHYCCEPCALVQEYKELKARGYDPEIGWHLNQERRNGAAAGAGGVNPPGMQEMGR is encoded by the exons ATGAAGCCCGGCACCGAGCCGGCCACCGGCGTCCCCGTCGGCGGCGCACCCGGCGCCCCCACCGCCTGGTCCTCCGGCCTCTTCGACTGCTTCGACGACTGCGGCCTCT GTTGCCTGACCTGCTGCTGCCCGTGCATCACGTTCGGGAAGGTGGCGGAGATCGTGGACAGGGGCGCCACGTCGTGCGGGACGAGCGGCGCGCTCTACGTGCTGCTGGCGTCGCTCACGGGGTGCCactggatctactcctgcacctaCCGCTCCAAGATGCGCGCCCAGTACGCGCTCCCGGACGCGCCATGCTGTGACTGCTGCGTTCACTACTGCTGCGAGCCCTGCGCGCTCGTGCAGGAGTACAAGGAGCTCAAGGCCCGCGGCTACGACCCAGAGATCGGCTGGCACCTCAACCAGGAGCGCCGCAACGGCGCAGCCGCCGGTGCCGGGGGCGTCAACCCGCCAGGCATGCAGGAGATGGGCCGCTGA